The window AActctgtttctcactggatcATACCTTGAGTTAGATGCCGTTTCAATGCTTGAATAATTTATACTTTAGTGATTAAGAcctatggtttggaaggtcccacgTTCTAATcacatgaccaccaagttgctcttgttgggcccttgagcaagacccttaaccctcatctgctGGGATGCATAacgagataaaaatgtatgaaaaagtccttcaggaagccaggagaactattcctcaagattacagtaaaaaaaaacaacaacaacaacaacaacaacaacaacaaaacaaggaTGTCTGGGTGATGGGCAATGCAAAGTAGTGaaattttaagttaatttaataataataataaaaaaaaaatgctagtgCAACAAGCATGGGTGGAAGTTCTTCTTCGGTACGCTTTTTACACCATTAAAAGATTTTACcggaaaaaaaaggaggagagCAGCTGAAAGTCAAGGAATCAAtttcagcaagaacacacatcAGATAATCAAAGTGTCATCTTAAagaacactttgtctccttagtaactgcTTCTAAGTCGTTCCGGATTCTAAAACAGCTTTTGCCAGCACTCTGCCAGATTCATGAATAGCCTCATCACTTTGTTCGCAGTTACATGAGCTTAAAAGATGACTCCGGATTCAGCACGAACTCCagactgaatcccaaatccctctctaacccctgaacaagggcactacttggtgtgtggaactaGAGAATGTACACACTAGCTTTGTACAGACTAGTTTTTAACTATtttacactatttgggattaTAACCTGGATCAGATAGTTAGCGGAGGCTATTCTGAAGGCGAATAAGCAGAAATATAATGAGAAACGGAGTATCAGTAAGAATTGAAATCTACTTTCACCTTGGCAACAAGCGAAAAATTTATAACATGAAGATTGTAAGGTAGATTTTGGTTATGTTTATTTGAGCTGTTTGTGTAGAAACAAATTTCCCATTGACGGTGTATAAACTGATTCAAAATATCATGTTCTTTAATTgcacaataatgataataataataataatacttattattattataaacctgcaaAATAAGAGAGAATTTACATCACACCCCCCCACACCCCCTTTCATGCTCGATATCAAAAATATGAATCAAACAgctgaaatgtaaaatatatatttattttttaaagtgttctGTTTAATAGGTTTCTAAAGGTGCTTGATAGTTTAAAAGGGTTTTTGTTACACATCAAATGTGTGACATTTAGTTAAAGTGCCATTAGCTTAGAAAAACGTCTAattgctactgtatgtttggtACAGTAAGTGCCAAGGCTTAATTGCTTTAACACCTCCCGTGGCTCATTAAAAGACTTCAATATGTCCTTTGGATCCACTTTACATAACTCCAAGTATGGatttacataatatttatacattacATACCACACAGAGCTAATAAACTCTCACTTAATTTACCCGCTGGGTTTATCCatacgtacagtatgtacagttaGAGGCTTTTTCCTGAGATAGAGCAGAAAAGGGAagcttttaataatttattgagctgtggaaaaaatacaagaaaataaatgttcaaTTTATATGCATGAATTAAAAGATGTGGACGTTTGATGAATTGTATTTTGGAATCCATGTAAAGTAGGAGAGAAGAGAACAAATGTATAAATGAAAGGGGGCACCtatatgcattattattattattatatatatgcattattattacattattattataaaaaatgcattatatatatatatatatatatatatatatatatatatatatatatatatatgtttatgtattttactTTTTGGATAAAAATGTATAAGGTATGTTTTCATATGGCAATATTTGGAGTATTGAGTTTTTTAATAAGTTGAATTTTCTTCTTTGCATTAACTACAggggagagaaaaaatgttGATACCTGaatgaatttataaaaatgaatttatacctgttacaaatgtacagtacattatatgtACCATGTGACCATATGCTTGGTAAAGATCCCATTCTGAAGCCATGGTGTTAATATGTAGTTGTTCCTCACTTTGTTCTTGCACTAGATTTCGAAGCGTGGCTGTGACAGCAGAGCTTTACTAAGATCAGTCACGGATGTGGGGCGAGACGGTCAGACACACAGTCGCCGTTtcattcatcccaaaggtgttcggTGGTGTTAAGGTCAGGGCATGGGCTACGCTAGATTTTGTACGCCACCCCTCACAAACCATGCGTTCATGGCTCTCATGCATTGTACACATCTGTACAGGGTTCTGTTTAGAACCTTTAAACCTAAAACAGATTTGGGATTCTTGCCTTAacctgcatttattattattattattattattattataattattattggtgGCTtgttaaaagagagaaaaaatatagtATGGTCTACAGGTGACTAGTTTATAGTATGGCGTCATGGTTTTTATGAGTTTGGAATGGAGAGGCACTTATACAGCTATCGACGATCATTTTtaaaagcttcagttaatgattgcatttttattttttttattttactggaaCTCAGACCGCAATTTGCAAAATAGAGCTAAATCAAATGCAATATTCATAAGATGAATATTCACAGCTTTAAAAAGACTACGCTTTGGGATTGTACtcgtcattttaaaatgttcttgAATAGACATAGAATATATTTTCATGTTGAATGGTTTTCCTAGTCATCCACTCTGGATTTTCATGTGaagcttaaaaaaatcaatcaagaATCTAAAGAACACTCTGTCCATAGTGCCTTGTTCGTATgccaaaaaaaggtaaataaatatatataaaaagaacctagccttttaagttaaaatgtaaaGTCACAATTAAAGGAACAAGAgtgtaaaaaaattgttttgaatgtttgtatagaaaatacacacatactgtacatacagcatACAATAAGTACTCATTTACTTCATCATCAGTACATCACTGTAGGTTAGTTGCATTTATCTACCTATACTTATACTGTGTATTATAACTAGAATTATAAAAgacaaattatacagtatattttagcAAACTTAGTCATTCAGAGAACATTAATGTATAGGATGTACATTTTCGTGTTAGCTTATTACTGAAATCCTTTAAACTGACTTGTTAAGCTCCTAAATCTGCTTCTCTCTTTGTATCTCTCTCTGATATCAGCTTGAATGAGTTTTAAAGGCACTTCCTCAACAAGAAGcaagaggtcagaggtcagaggtcagactGAATGTACCGGAGGCAGAAGGGTTATTTTGGTACTCACGAGTGCCGTCGAAGTGCTTGGCGATGGTGTCCAGGAAAGTGTTCTGGGGGGCCAGGAGCCCCTTCATTACAGGCATGGTTGCTGTCCAGTCCTGAAATCACTCCATGACCACAAGAAGAACCGCAAAATGAGGagaaagagagtaaaaaaaactgAGGAGAATCCAATTGTAAAGATGTCTATTGTGAGGTATTGAAAAGTACATTAAATGATCCTTCCCCTTAGCTGTTTGGACAGATGAACTACTTTTTAGACACACTTCATCCTTGATTCACTTTCGTTTATCTTAAGTCAATCTTTGGTGCGACACTTGATGTCATCCATGTATGCTGCCTTCTCCTTGTAAATATGCAGCGAGCACTTCTccatgaagaataaaaaaaagcccaTTTCCTGGTTAGCTTGGAAAGAAAAATCCCATCTCCTCAATCCTTTTTAACTTTTCCTACATTTGATTCTTTTCCCACGGATTCGGACCACATCCCACACTTCACCGCTTCCTCCGAAATGCTCTTCTAATCTTTTCCTTTAGTTTGATCTGTCCTTTTGTTGATTTCTCTTTGTCCTTTTTAGGCTGCTTGATTTTAAAGCGTCTTTTGGTTCTTCAGTCCTTGACTGTAGCTGCAGCAGGTGTCTAGTCAGCATCCCTCTAATGCTCAGCATCCCATTTTACACTAGTGCCTCTTCTAGCATTCtctctcccttcctccctctctctctttctctttctccctccccCTCATTTGTTCTCTCACATACTCACACTATCACATTCTCTTGGTCTCCATCTCCGTCTCTCTGCCACCCAGCcagcattctctctctctctctctctctctctctctctcttcgtttctgctttctttttcttttattccctTATCAGGCTTTTAATACTGAAATCACTTACAGGAAATGAGCTTATGTCTCTTTAAATCACTAGAAAAGTCACAACAAATGCAGCAACCAAAATGACTTCGAAAGGAAAAGGAATAACAAaacaggtttgtttgttttttaatcaaaagaagaaagaaatgctGAATGCTTCTTGCTTCAGCCATTATTCTGTATAAAATGTGACTTTTAGCACAATGCaccaaaaatgtatttcattgcTTATAGATGTGGTGAGTTTGTCAAATTTACGATTTCATCTTTTTACTTAGACTACAAAGAAAAGCTAAGATGCATCACAGCACATTCTTTAATCGGATAtaccagcagctctgacagtagttccGGCTATAATTCAAATCACTGATTAATATTAATGCTCTCTTACTTATAtgatattgtttctatagtaacggctcATTCACGGGGACTTGCATGATCCCACAGGACTCTATACAATGTAACCCTCTTAATAAACTGAGAGTTTATTAAGACATTGTCGTGTTggataatatactgtaacaacGTGCTGTCAATTAAACATGATGTATAATCAATGATAATGTGAAACTTTTTGTAAGGAGCCATTCTGCATTTTAGTTAAGCTGTTATAGTTAatcctgctggagtccctgcttgcactctgcacaaaaatacatttcataaatccaatccatcgcagagcagacacacacacacacacacacacacacacacacacttacacacactataggcaatttggggggaaacccacctggaggaaaccaaccaaacactgggggaacatgcaaactcagaggTGGGAAaagaacctggaccctggaggtgcaaagttattgtacagtgctaagcacttaaccactgtgccgcctacatttcatacttatttccataattttctttctgattttgtaaagcttATTTGCCACATTGACGATTGTTAAAAgtgatacatatatataaataaaaacaaattgaattaaattgaattcttgtttttcttgaattttgttCTGTCTTATTAACATCAATGGCTAAAAGTGCAGTATATAGAGCATCATACCTTAAGACAAATTTAATCATAAACTGACAATCAGGTatattgttttgtattgtattgtattatatcGTATGGCATGTGCGTTTTTTTAACATCCTATTTCAAAGTTGAGGCATTATTATAAAGTTGTCTCACCCAAGTCAGCATTCTAGCTTGTTCTAACTGTGTTCAGTAAAATTGAGGCCACTCGAGTTTTCCCACTCCAGCTTGGGCAAATCATGTTTTCATGGATCTCACTCGGTGCACGGGTGTAACGAAGATGGACTCCACACAAAGGTAAGTAACAAGATGAGTCAGTTTATTTTTCAGAGTACGAGACTTAGCTTGTTAGCAGGTAAGTTGAGGATGTTGAGGTTGATCATGAAACAGTGAACATGGGGAGCGCATGGATCAACTTTTAACTTATCTTCTCCTTTTTTGAGGGGACACGAAGTGATAGACAGTCAAACCTGGAGATGACGGGAGATGGATACAACCATACACCACAGCGATGCGGAGAGCAGCACTCAGGGACAATGACTGGAAAACTTCTGAAAGCAAAGGCAAAGGTAAGTAGTTTTCTTCTGACTTGTAAGTAGGAAGTTGAGTCCACACTCATGGGTATGAGCCCGGATGCTGACTGAAGCGTGGTGTGTGGTTTTTATGTGTTAGCGCTGATTGGAGACAGGTGGTTGTGATTAATACTCTGGTGATAAAGGGCGATGTGTCTGATTGGGTTCGGAGCCTGGCCTGACTGTGACAACGGGAGCATTGTTGTGTTGGAACAACTCCATGCATTTACAAATGAGAATGTTGAAGTTGGCAACATGGGGAGAACTTACTTGTAGGTGTAAGGGTCAGGTGAATACAAACCCTTGGAACATCCACAGTTAACAAATGTTACAACATTTAGGACTTTAATCTATAAACCAAtcataaaaaatggaaatgttgGCAAATCGCTTtggtataaaaaaagaacatgctAGGACTTTAGGATgtgccaataaataaataaataaataaataagcatatttttggggaaaaaataccTGTATAGGCTTTTTACATGACAATGGGGTTTAGGGTATTGTTGTATAATACTTCTGTTTTGTTGAATAACTTACTTAGTTAAAAAGAGACAGggagatttcctttttttttcccaaatgaACCCCTATTTCACTTGAATAACATTACCATAACCATAACAGCATTTCACGATGACTATCACACACACTACTACTCAGAAGTTTGGGATCACTCCATGGTTGttcctgtttttaattttttcactcTAAATCAAGGATGAAGGCGTCCAAAGTAtaaaataatctcctttaaacacttGAATATTGAGgcgtatctgctacttatgccctgtaaagcttcataacggctctcaTTTGAGGTGCTGATTGTTCATTAGTGATTTCTAAtactggtaactctaaatgaacttctcctctccACTTTTGGCCTTGCTTTCCTGAGCTGATCTTCATGGGAGCcaatttcatcatggtgcttgatgggttttgaaaacgcacttgacacaatactgttctcgcaagaactgttccagaacagctgacatccatgtcttaaaataacaactggttattatttttcttacttaattacctaactCCATACGTattattgttgtaaaatgtagtgaataaaccaccaccaccaaaaaaaaaaaaaaaaaaaaaaaacggttaaTGATCCTAAACTTTAGAGCGGTAGAATACCATACTGTAATGTaaagtcttttttgttttttgacatCTAGAAACAATTCTGGCTTTCAAGTCCAACGGCATTAATGATGGacacttgttttctttttccacttttttgctTCTATATGTTTGTTCACACAATACTtgttattcatttcattattttattatatgaagCTTGATTTTACAACATGATCCAACTCTGCCAGCTTGTGGGTCCTTGTAACATTACACTataaataacatacagtatatgattcaAGTTAATACAggactactaataataatactgaggGTGCAATAACATACAGTTATATACAGAAACATTCCTGACAACTCCTTATTATGACTAGTCCAGTGGATGAGGTGAATAATGAATGAGAACACTGAGTGGTTTAGGATCAGTGTGTGTACGAGTCTCTGTCCACCGGCTGGATCAGGTACTTCAGCGGCCTGTCGAGGTCCAGACTGACAGGACTCTGATCATTTAGGGGTTCTGCCTCTACACCCCTCTTGCCCATGGTGAGGATCCCCCCAGCCTGATTGCGCGAGCTGTGCAGGAGATGCTGCAGCCGGTCCTGGTACCGGGTTTCGGTCGCTTTCCGCTTGCCGAGCGTCAGGATCCCGGCGGCTGCGTCGCTGCTCAGCCAGCCGAGTTTCCCGTTCGGGTCGGTCAGGTCCCGGAATCCTGCGCGGCAGAGTAGCTCGTACAGCGTGCACGTGTGTGGCTTGCGCGTGCAGCAGTTGGCCACCGCGTGGGCGTCACATGTGAGCTGCGTCATCAGCGCGAGGAAGAGCACGAGCTGCGCCTTCTGTTCAAGGggaaaagagagggaaaaaataggaccaaaagtttgtggacacctgatcatGGAGTTCATCCCTAAACATTTACCACAAAGGTTGCAGCACACactttcatatgtttttttttttttttttttttaaaagaaatttattattaaattagtaaaaattTCTGATCATCAGTAACTATTTCactacaaaatattaaattgaaCTTAAATTGAAAAAATCTGTAtaccagaaaagaaagcagcacatAATACTGATCAGAGCCCCCCCTCACcaccaaaaaaataacacacaataatattcttataTCATATTTAATTAGTATTAATAACTTTTTACAGATAATACATACATAGTGAGCCATATGTTTGCAGATGTTTATGTATCTCTCCTCTGACCATTATAGTGACATATGACAAAGACATTTAAAGACCATTCAATTTCTAAATTATAGGCTATTTTACGATTATACATGTGAAGACGAGCGGGGAGTATACaatattagattaaaaaaaaaaatccagccaGCAAACACACGCATAATATAATAGCATCGTAAACTTTAACCTACCATGGTGTGTGACCATAGGCTATATAATATGatgaaatgttaataaatgaCATTATGCAATTTACATGCATCAGCACATTCAGCAGATAGCTATAAAATCAAAATAGAAATTTCTAATAAGATATTTTACCTAGCTGAAAAGGATCACTCGGTTGCTTTGTGTCAAACTCTAATGCAGTTGATGAAACGCGCTGAAAGAGCTGTGGCTGGTTCTGAAagatgctcagtaaaacttgTACCtgatttccttataaaactacaCAAATTGTACTTGACATTAAAGAGTCCCCGTTAATTAATTACTtactagttttattaattactctTTACTGTTTGTTATGTTCCTTTTCTTGGTAGATATTCTTGCTCcacagcatttatttgcatgtgtcTAAGACTTATCTAAGACAAAACTATATGTCTATCTGTGCTACTGTATAACATGACGATGCCTCCGCAATGATCGTAACTCACAATGCACTAGTACCAAGCTTTGTATGTTATCTTATTGATTTAATTTCATTCATGGTATTGTCTGTTAACCATAAATTTAGGGTGCGTTGTGGCAACAAGTCATTTTCCTTTTACCCTGGTCAAGTAAATTTTTAAGGGATCATCTCTAAAGTGCTGCACAAAAAGAAAAGCGTGCAAAGTTGCAAGCCTCACTAACCAGCTACGAAAATCCCTTTTGACAGGTTGAGCATATTCTCATACACTATCATTTGGTCTGCTATATAGATAGAGTTTGTGCTCACAACAACATCAGGAATTTTTCTTACAACCATAActcttacagtatatcataatccatctatccatctaggaatctctgtagtccaactagggactttGAAGACCAATAGTGATTaccgttgtatttattttcatttgtacCCCTGTGGTAggacaacattcacacattacaggcaatttgggttcagcaattaacctgcatgtcattgaactgtgagagaaaaccagtacatggaggaaacccaccaagcacgggtagAACATACAAGCTCCTGACACACTGACCCCAAGGCGGGacttgaacccggaccctagaggcacaaggcgacagtgctaaccactaatccacgTATACAATAggtaaaagaaaatttaaatgatgtgTTAAAATTAGTATTTTCAGGCATTTGATTCAAAATATACAAGTTTAACTTGATTAAAGCTTTGagattttgtaattttgtatgattttatgATGACTATTATCAACCTTAGCTAGTGcgatatatgatttttttaaagtattacaTATAAAACTACAGAGAATGTACAGCTTCACTTGTACAACACGTAACTATCTTAACGTTCTAATTTCGAACCTTTACTGAGACGGACCCTTACACAGAGTTTAAGGCTTTTTACATGAGAGTGTGATTTtttagcaatataaaaatatatattatttttattttattatataacaaataaactTCCGTAGACTTGcccttttatttcaaaatccttCCACAAAAACATATtgataacattttaaaagtttaaatactgATATTCCACAACCCTTAGTCCAGATGTTTCAGCAGGTCTTACCTTATGCAGCAAGGCACTGTGGGATCTCATTGCTTCTCGTTGCTTGATATGGACACGCACCATCCTAGACTAAGGCTTCCAATGATCTCTCTGATCAGGAGTAAATGAGaaagtttatataaaacacaGCTATGTACTGCTGACGTAGCCTGTGGAAATAATCCTAACAAAGCCGTCCACCTGATGCTGCACCATCTTCTTTATCCTCATGTTTGCTCATTTGAGAGCTGGATTGTGATACTTCGTCAGGATGTTTGTGGTTTTCATCATTAATAAGGTTAATCAGCATGCATTGCTTCAGGTATCCATAGAGCTTCATGGAGACTTTTGGGGCAGTATTGTGTGAGCTTCGTTATCACATGCCATCAAGTCAGTGATTAGCACGAACAGGACAGAAATGAAAGGAGAGAGAAGTCATCACCTGTGTGAGGTGGGTAAAGGGTAATGAGCatgaagggaaggaggttttgTCTGGTTTAAAGAGTGCTTCGTGTTAATGACTGTTATCTGTCACTGTTTTAAGAACGACCACCGTGTCCTAATCATGCTCTTTACCCATAGTGTGTATAGATGACATGAACGTATCCTGTTACAAACATAAAGATCCAGCAGGACTTTACTTGGAgagatattttttatatgttttgtcACTGATCACTGTAGCTCTTTGTccgcacatttgcacg of the Clarias gariepinus isolate MV-2021 ecotype Netherlands chromosome 16, CGAR_prim_01v2, whole genome shotgun sequence genome contains:
- the hcrt gene encoding orexin — protein: MNSMIRCPQTFGPIFSLSFPLEQKAQLVLFLALMTQLTCDAHAVANCCTRKPHTCTLYELLCRAGFRDLTDPNGKLGWLSSDAAAGILTLGKRKATETRYQDRLQHLLHSSRNQAGGILTMGKRGVEAEPLNDQSPVSLDLDRPLKYLIQPVDRDSYTH